The DNA segment CCAGCACCAGCACCAGTGCTCCCAGGGTGCGCAGCCGGGGAACGAAGAGCGCGGCACTGCCGAGGAACTCGCCGGCGGCAGTCAGGTACACCGTCCACTCCGGCAGCCCCGACTTCTGGAAGGGAAGCAGCGCAGCAGGCTCGCCGATCACCTTCTCGATCCCGGCCCGCACAAAAAAGAACGCCAGGATCGCTGCCAGCCCCAACCACACCAGTTCACTCCGGCTCTTCTGCATACCGCCATGATGCCATGGGGCCCCCAAGGAGGAGAGAATGTCCTCATGGATCGTTTCGCGGGCAA comes from the Arthrobacter sp. CAN_C5 genome and includes:
- a CDS encoding DoxX family protein: MQKSRSELVWLGLAAILAFFFVRAGIEKVIGEPAALLPFQKSGLPEWTVYLTAAGEFLGSAALFVPRLRTLGALVLVLVMLGAAVTNIFNGDVGYVWTNVLLGAGALLLAWQGRGQLPGRGRRGIPRD